The genomic window AACTGAAAATCCAAATTGGTTTTGCAATGTTGTATTGCACTTTCGGCATTTTACAACTTCAACCCTTAATTCTCCTCCGCAAACGGGACATATACTGGGCACTTTTAGCATTATTTTTGATATATCCTCCTAAAACTAAAACTCCTTTAAATTTATTATAATAATATTAAATTTTATTAATTTTGTCAATATTTTGTTATTAAGATTTTTAATCTATGGATTAATTTTATTAATTTAAATTAAAAAGCCGTGTCCTGCAGGGAGGGGAGGAAAACAGGACACGGCATAAAGAGGAAGTTTATGAAAAATTGGTATCTTAATTAATATCAATTTTATATATCTTTTGAGAGTCGTCTTTAGGAATTTTCAAAGTTAAAATTCCATCTTCAAATTTTGCGCTTGCCCCTTCATTGGTTGCATTGCACAAATATACGCTTCTTTGCATTGTAGAGAAACCTCTTTCTTTGTAAATGTAATTTTCTTTCTTTTCTTCAGTTTGTTTTGAATTTTTAACAGCTATAGTGAGATTACCGTCAACCAAAGAAACGTTTACATCTTCTTTTTTTATTCCAGGCAATTCTGCCTCAACCATATACTCTTTTTCATTTTCTTTTACATCGATTTTGAAGGAGTCAAATTTTTTAAATGCGGGCATAAAATCTTCAAAGAATTCATCAGCCCAATCAAATGGACTAATCATTCCCCATCTCTTTTGATTTTTGTCCCAAGGTAAAAATCCTGACATAACATACCTCCATTTTTTGAATTTAATTTTAGCAATCTTTTGTATTTTTAGCACTCTCTTATCTTGATTGCTAACACTATTATAGCTTAATTGCTAAAATTGTCAATAGTTTTATGTCACATTTTTTTCACGCTTTAGTGATATGATTACACATCAAAAATAGTATTATTCGATTATCTCAAATTATAATTTTTTACTTAATCTTGTTTTTTCCAATTAGTGAAATCTTGGCGATTCTATGTTTAAAATTAACCTTTAAATTAAATCAAATAAAAAAACGGTATGAACATCTCATACCGTTTTTTATTTATTGTGATAAAATTTTATGATACTAGCACTCTAGACCACATTTTTAGCACATCTTCCTGTCTGTCGCCAAAATCTTTCATTACGGCGCAGCGTGCTTTTTGGCTTTCTGACGGGAAAAGAGCGTCTAAGATATTCAAAGCATTTGCCATAAGTCCGTCTTCATCATATAGATAATCTTCCAAGAATGTTTGATAGTATCTTTCTTGAACATCAATTAAGGAAGAAGTATAGCCAATGGTATCCATCAAAATGAATCCGTGGTCGCCGTAATCGCTTTCTTCGCCCCAAGGATCATCAATGTTTTGCATAAACAAATAGTTTATAAAGCGTTCTGCTGCAAGCTTGTTTTTAGCATATTTAGGAATTA from Clostridia bacterium includes these protein-coding regions:
- a CDS encoding Hsp20/alpha crystallin family protein — translated: MSGFLPWDKNQKRWGMISPFDWADEFFEDFMPAFKKFDSFKIDVKENEKEYMVEAELPGIKKEDVNVSLVDGNLTIAVKNSKQTEEKKENYIYKERGFSTMQRSVYLCNATNEGASAKFEDGILTLKIPKDDSQKIYKIDIN